Proteins co-encoded in one Arachis hypogaea cultivar Tifrunner chromosome 11, arahy.Tifrunner.gnm2.J5K5, whole genome shotgun sequence genomic window:
- the LOC140176517 gene encoding uncharacterized protein isoform X3: MSEPEGGEEEDRDESTSKRPESKRGSPLQRRCSRCHRRRGGGSPEEGEDEDAMRERRRLFRRALSSLLGSIEAAAAARACRVPVLTFGFYDYFLRFIGGVFDAKGADAILSFEKFCCNLPRPLLQVLVSIWISFLNSILIHLLINWVD; this comes from the exons ATGAGTGAACCAGAGGGAGGAGAGGAGGAAGACAGAGATGAGAGCACGAGCAAGAGACCAGAGAGTAAGAGGGGGTCACCGCTGCAACGCCGCTGCAGCCGCTGCCATCGCCGTCGTGGAGGAGGGAGTCCGGAGGAGGGAGAGGACGAAGATGCGATGCGAGAAAGAAGGAGGTTGTTTCGCCGTGCATTGTCGTCGCTCCTGGGGTCAATTGAAGCCGCCGCCGCTGCTAGGGCTTGCCGTGTTCCTGTCCTCACTTTCGGCTTCTACGATTACTTCCT GCGTTTCATTGGTGGCGTTTTTGACGCCAAGGGTGCAGATGCAATTCTCTCTTTTGAAAAGTTCTGCTGCAATCTCCCCAGACCTCTTCTTCAGGTTCTGGTTTCTATTTGGATTAGTTTTCTCAATTCGATTTTGATCCATCTGCTAATTAATTGGGTTGATTAA
- the LOC140176517 gene encoding uncharacterized protein isoform X1, with protein MSEPEGGEEEDRDESTSKRPESKRGSPLQRRCSRCHRRRGGGSPEEGEDEDAMRERRRLFRRALSSLLGSIEAAAAARACRVPVLTFGFYDYFLRFIGGVFDAKGADAILSFEKFCCNLPRPLLQIIYD; from the exons ATGAGTGAACCAGAGGGAGGAGAGGAGGAAGACAGAGATGAGAGCACGAGCAAGAGACCAGAGAGTAAGAGGGGGTCACCGCTGCAACGCCGCTGCAGCCGCTGCCATCGCCGTCGTGGAGGAGGGAGTCCGGAGGAGGGAGAGGACGAAGATGCGATGCGAGAAAGAAGGAGGTTGTTTCGCCGTGCATTGTCGTCGCTCCTGGGGTCAATTGAAGCCGCCGCCGCTGCTAGGGCTTGCCGTGTTCCTGTCCTCACTTTCGGCTTCTACGATTACTTCCT GCGTTTCATTGGTGGCGTTTTTGACGCCAAGGGTGCAGATGCAATTCTCTCTTTTGAAAAGTTCTGCTGCAATCTCCCCAGACCTCTTCTTCAG ATCATATATGATTAA
- the LOC140176517 gene encoding uncharacterized protein isoform X2 has translation MRARARDQRVRGGHRCNAAAAAAIAVVEEGVRRRERTKMRCEKEGGCFAVHCRRSWGQLKPPPLLGLAVFLSSLSASTITSCVSLVAFLTPRVQMQFSLLKSSAAISPDLFFRTLG, from the exons ATGAGAGCACGAGCAAGAGACCAGAGAGTAAGAGGGGGTCACCGCTGCAACGCCGCTGCAGCCGCTGCCATCGCCGTCGTGGAGGAGGGAGTCCGGAGGAGGGAGAGGACGAAGATGCGATGCGAGAAAGAAGGAGGTTGTTTCGCCGTGCATTGTCGTCGCTCCTGGGGTCAATTGAAGCCGCCGCCGCTGCTAGGGCTTGCCGTGTTCCTGTCCTCACTTTCGGCTTCTACGATTACTTCCT GCGTTTCATTGGTGGCGTTTTTGACGCCAAGGGTGCAGATGCAATTCTCTCTTTTGAAAAGTTCTGCTGCAATCTCCCCAGACCTCTTCTTCAG AACACTAGGTTGA